TCAAGGACGGGGGACAGGTGCAGGTGCGAGACGCCGAGCGAGGCCAGGTACGGCACGGTCGCCGCCGCGGCCGCGAAAGGAAACTCGGGCTGCAGCTGGAGCCGGTACGTGGCCGTCGGCACCGCCGGGTCGGATCGCTCAGGTGTCATGGAGTTCTCCGTACCCGCCCTGCCGCCTTTCGTGTCATCGCGTGTTCCATGTGTGCCCTCCTAGACAGGCCGTTGCAGCACGGTCAGGCTGCGGTCCACCAGGGTCAGCCGGTCCCCGGCGTCCACCTTCGCCCCGGTGCCCGGCGGTACCCCGTCCGGGCGGGCCGTGTCGACCACGACCTGCCACTGCCGGCCGTGGTCGACCGGCACGACGAAGTCCAGCGTCTTCGGCGATGCGTTGAACATCAGCAGGAACGAGTCGTCGGTGATCCGCTCCCCGCGGGGGCCGGGCTCGGAGATCGCGTTGCCGTTGAGGAAGGCCGTCAGCGCCGAGGCCTGGGCCCGGTCCCAGTCCCGCTGTGTCATCTCCTCGCCCTCGGGGGTGAACCAGGCGATGTCCGACAGATCGTCGTGGGTGCCCTCCACGGGCCGCCCGTGGAAGAACCGCCGGCGCCGGAAGACCGGGTGGTCCTTGCGCAGCCACACCATCGCTCGCGTGAAGTCCAGCAGCTCCGCTCCGAGCCCGGCCCCCTCCTCGGCGCCCTCGGGCCAGTGCACCCAGGCCAGCTCGCTGTCCTGGCAGTAGGCGTTGTTGTTGCCGTGCTGCGTGCGCGCGACCTCGTCGCCGTGGCTGATCATCGGCACGCCCTGGGACAGCATCAGCGTGGCCACGAAGTTGCGCATCTGGCGGGCGCGCAGCTCCAGCACGGCGGGGTCGTCGGTGTCGCCCTCGACCCCGCAGTTCCAGGACCTGTTGTGGCTCTCCCCGTCGCGGTTGTCCTCACCGTTGTCCTGGTTGCGCTTGTCGTTGTAGGAGACCAGGTCGTGCAGGGTGAAACCGTCGTGGCAGGTCACGAAGTTGATCGAGGCGAGCGGGCGCCGCCCGTCGTCCTGGTACAGATCGGACGAACCGGTCAGCCGGGACGCGAACTCGGCGAGCGCCCGGGGCTCGCCCCGCCACAGGTCCCGCACGGTGTCGCGGTACATGCCGTTCCACTCGGTCCACAGCGGCGGGAAGTTGCCCACCTGGTAGCCGCCCTCGCCCACGTCCCACGGCTCGGCGATCAGTTTCACCTGGGAGACCACCGGGTCCTGCTGCACCAGGTCGAAGAACGACGACAGCCGGTCCACCTCGTGGAACTGCCGGGCCAGCGTGGCCGCCAGGTCGAAGCGGAAGCCGTCGACGTGCATCTCGGTGACCCAGTACCGCAGCGAGTCCATGATCAGCTGCAGGACGTGCGGGGACCGCATGAGCAGGGAGTTCCCGGTGCCCGTGGTGTCCATGTAGTACTGCTGGTCGTCGGTCAGGCGGTAGTACTGCGGGTTGTCGAGGCCCTTGAAGGACAGCGTGGGCCCCAGGTGGTTGCCCTCGGCGGTGTGGTTGTAGACGACGTCCAGGATGACCTCGATACCGGCCTCGTGCAGCGCCCTGACCGCCGACTTGAACTCCAGGACCTGCTGGCCGCGGTCGCCCCAGGAGGCGTACGCGTTGTGCGGGGCGAAGAAGCCGATGGTGTTGTAGCCCCAGTAGTTGTTCAGGCCCATGTCGACCAGGCGGTGGTCGTTCACGAACTGGTGGACGGGCATCAGCTCCAGCGTGGTGACGCCGAGCTCCACCAGGTGGTCGATGATCGCCGGATGCGCGAGGGCGGCGTAGGTACCGCGCAGCTCCTCCGGCAGCTCCGGGTGCTGCATGGTGAGGCCCTTGACGTGGGCCTCGTAGATCACCGTCTCGTGGTAGCCGATCCGGGGCCGCCGGTCGTCGCCCCAGTCGAAGTACGGGTTGACCACGACCGACGTCATCATGTGCGGCGCCGAGTCCAGGTCGTTGCGCTTGTCGGGCTCGTCGAAGTGGTAGCCGTACACCTCCTCGCCCCAGCGGATGGAACCGCTGATCGCGCGCGCGTACGGGTCGAGCAGCAGCTTCGCGGAGTTGCAGCGCTGACCCCGCTCGGGTGCGTACGGGCCGTGCACGCGGAAGCCGTAGCGCTGTCCGGGCATCACGCCGGGCAGGTACGCGTGCCGGACGAACGCGTCGCTCTCGCGCAGTTCCACCGCCGTTTCCGAGCCGTCGTCGTGCAGCAGACACAGCTCTACTCGGTCCGCGGTCTCCGAGAAGACCGCGAAGTTGGTGCCGGCGCCGTCGTACGTGGCACCGAGTGGATATGCCTCTCCAGGCCAGACCTGCATGAACCGACTCTTTCAGGTGTCCCGCGCCGCGTGGGGCGCCTTGGCTCCGAGTGTCCACGAAAGTGAGGGAACCACCTATGACTTACGTCCCTCTTACCCATTGACCAGAGCACAGGACGATCACAGGATCGCTCTGTGCCGAAACATCGGGGCAGACACGTACTCCCGGGACAGGCCGGGGAGTGGGGGAAGATGTGCGCAAGATAGTGCACCGCCACCTCGGGAAGGTGGTGGCGGGTGCGGCGATCGCGGTCACCGGGACCGCCGTGATGATCGGGATCACCCTGCCGGGCACGGCGGGGGCCGACGACACCGGCGGCGGCAAGGCTGCGGCGGCGGGACAGTCCGCGGCGCAGGGGGGACAGGGCGCGGACGGGGCCGTCGCGCCGGGGGTCGTCGAATCGGCGCCGGCCGCCGAGGGCGAGAAGGGCAAGGGCCGCGACCCGCTCACGGACGACGAGATCCAGCGGGTCGAGCAGATCGCCGTGAACCGGCAGATGTTCAACGCCAGTGAGGACGTCGAGGGCGAGCGCGGCCCCGAGCGGCTCACCGTCGACCTCGCCGACCCCAAGGTCGACGAACTGGACGACCCGAACGCGCCCCGGCGCGCGGACGTGACGTTCTACGACTACCGGGACGACACCCTCGTCACCCGGACCGTCGACCTCGACAGCGGAAAGGTCGTCGCGACCGGCACCCAGCACGGCGTTCAGCCGCCGCTGAGCGGCGCCGAGTACGCGGAGGCGGCGAGCCTTCTGATCGCCGACCCGCTGGGCGCGGACCTGAAGTCCGACTACAAGGACGCCACCAGCAAGGAACTCGCCTCCCCCGACCAGCTGTTGCTCACCGGCGCGGTGTACCGGGCGGTCCCGGGCGGCCAGCCGGCCGTCCTCGACAAGTGCGGCGAGCACCGCTGCGTGCGGCTGTTCCCGAAGGTGAAGAACGGCCCCTGGATCGACGCCAGGGCCTTCGTGATCGACCTGAGCGCCCGCAAGGTCGCCAAGCTCGGCAGCTGAGCCACCGTCCGTTGGTTCACTTTTCCAACTCGCCCCTTGTGCAAGGGAGTCATTTCTTCATGCGCGTCAAAAGAATCAGTCGTGCCCGCAGGCACGCGGCGCTGGGCCTGTCGGTGGCCGCGCTGGCCGCCGGCGTCACGACGGGTGCGGGACCGGCCGCCGCCCAGCCGAAGGCCGCCGCCGCGGCGGCGGCCGCGGAGTGCAGCACCGCCTACAAGATCGAGAAGAAGCTCGCCAGCGGCACGACCTGGCGGATGTGCTGGCGCTACGACAGCAAGGCCGGGCTCGTCCTGGAGAACATCTCCTACCAGCCCAAGGGCGAGGCCTCGCCGATCAAGGTCCTCAACAGCGCCAGGCTCGGCCAGATCCACGTCCCCTACGACGACGGCAGCGTCGAGTACGACGACCTGACGGGCTTCGGCTTCGCACAGGGCCTGATGAACCTGGACCCGGGCGAGTGTCCCGGCGGCACCATCAAGAGCGTCAAGGTCCCGGACTCCTGGGACCCGGACCACCCGAACGTCAACGGCCTGTGCACCACCACGCGTTCGCGCGGCCACGCCTACCGCATGCAGGGCGACAGCGCGAACAAGGTCTTCCAGGCCCAGGGCAAGGACCTCCTCGTCTACTCGGTCAACCAGGTCGGCTGGTACGAGTACATGACCGAGTGGCGCTTCCAGGACGACGGCACCATCACCATGAACCTCGGCGCGACCGGGAGCCTGTCCTACGAGGACTACGACGCCGGGGACGGCCGCGGCTGGCCCATCGGCAAGGGCTCCCGCGCCCAGGCCACCAGCCACAGCCACAACGCCTTCTGGCGCCTGGACTTCGCCCTGGACGGTTCCTCCAAGAACCGGGTCGAGCAGTACGACTCGACGGTCACCGCGGCCGCGCAGGGCCAGCAGACCGCGACCGTCAAGACGACCCGCACCCCGGTCACCAAGGAACTCGCGGGCGACGCCAAGAGCTACCGCTGGTGGCGCATGGTCAGCGCGGTCGGCAAGAACAAGGACTGGCACCCGCGGTCGTACGAGATCGTCCCCGGTCCGAGCACCAAGTACCCGGGCCGCAGCTTCACCAAGCACGACGTGTACTTCACCGAGTACAACCCGTGCGAGCAGTTCGCCAGCAACAACACCGGCAACTGCGGTACCGCGGCGGGCAAGTCCGTCGACAAGTGGGTCAACGGCCAGACCCTCACGCACCCGGTGGTCTGGATGAATGTGGGATTCCACCACATCGCCCGCGACGAGGACCAGCAGCCCATGCCGGTCCACTGGCAGGGATTCTCCATCGCCCCCCGGGACGTCACAGCTATGAATCCGCTCACTCCCGCCGAGCTCGCCGGGCAGAACGGACACTGGGAGCCCGGTAGTTGAGATTGACCCTGTCCATCCGGCTGCACCGCCGACCGCTCCCGGAGTACCCTTCCTTGATCGTTGGGTGGGGGCGAACCCCCGGGAGTGCTCGGGGGAGCGGAAGGCGGTGCACGGGTGGGCTCCGGAGGGCTGGAGTTGCCCCCTGGTGACGAGGGTCACGAGGGGAACTCCGCAGACGTCCCGCCCGGCACGGTGTCCCTGGCACGGCCGATGGACGCGGGAGCGACCATCGGGCCGGAGCTGGACTGGGACGCCGACGCCTGGCGCGAGGTGCGTACACGCGCACAGCGGGCAGGCCGGGCCTACATCTGGCTGAACCTCGTCGAACAGCGGCTGCGGGCCGTCGTGGCCGCTGTTCTGCGGCCCATCTACCAACCCGTCCACGGCCACGACGACTGGGTGGTCGCCGCCGCCGGACCCGCCGGACAGGAGTGGGTCCAGCGCGCGGTCGCCGTACGCGAAGTCAGCCGTCGCAAGGGCTACTTGCTCGACCCCGCCGACGACAACGTCCTCAGCTTCCTCACCCTGCCGCAGCTGCGCGAGCTGATGGTGCAGCACTGGCCGTGCTTCGAGCCCTACTTCGACGAGCGCCGGGACGTCGAACTGGCCCTGGACGAGCTGGAAGTCACCCGCAACGTCGTCTCCCGCAACCGGGCCCTGTCGGAGGCGGTCCTCGGCCAGGCCGAGCGCGCCTCGGCCAAGCTCCTGGAGATACTCGGCGCCGGCGGCGACGTGCCGTCCGCCCGCAGGCTGCCCGTCGACGCGGTCGAGGACCTGGTCGGCGACCGGTACGCCGACGTGGTCGCCGTCCACCCCGACCGGGTGCGGCTGCTGCGGCAGTTCCCCGCCGAGGACATCTTCCGCGACGCCCGCCGCCTCGACGCCGTCGGCATCGGCCTCAACCTCCTGGTGCAGAACTTCTCCGGCCGG
This is a stretch of genomic DNA from Streptomyces sp. NBC_00285. It encodes these proteins:
- a CDS encoding copper amine oxidase, coding for MRVKRISRARRHAALGLSVAALAAGVTTGAGPAAAQPKAAAAAAAAECSTAYKIEKKLASGTTWRMCWRYDSKAGLVLENISYQPKGEASPIKVLNSARLGQIHVPYDDGSVEYDDLTGFGFAQGLMNLDPGECPGGTIKSVKVPDSWDPDHPNVNGLCTTTRSRGHAYRMQGDSANKVFQAQGKDLLVYSVNQVGWYEYMTEWRFQDDGTITMNLGATGSLSYEDYDAGDGRGWPIGKGSRAQATSHSHNAFWRLDFALDGSSKNRVEQYDSTVTAAAQGQQTATVKTTRTPVTKELAGDAKSYRWWRMVSAVGKNKDWHPRSYEIVPGPSTKYPGRSFTKHDVYFTEYNPCEQFASNNTGNCGTAAGKSVDKWVNGQTLTHPVVWMNVGFHHIARDEDQQPMPVHWQGFSIAPRDVTAMNPLTPAELAGQNGHWEPGS
- a CDS encoding Tat pathway signal sequence domain protein — translated: MRKIVHRHLGKVVAGAAIAVTGTAVMIGITLPGTAGADDTGGGKAAAAGQSAAQGGQGADGAVAPGVVESAPAAEGEKGKGRDPLTDDEIQRVEQIAVNRQMFNASEDVEGERGPERLTVDLADPKVDELDDPNAPRRADVTFYDYRDDTLVTRTVDLDSGKVVATGTQHGVQPPLSGAEYAEAASLLIADPLGADLKSDYKDATSKELASPDQLLLTGAVYRAVPGGQPAVLDKCGEHRCVRLFPKVKNGPWIDARAFVIDLSARKVAKLGS
- the glgX gene encoding glycogen debranching protein GlgX codes for the protein MQVWPGEAYPLGATYDGAGTNFAVFSETADRVELCLLHDDGSETAVELRESDAFVRHAYLPGVMPGQRYGFRVHGPYAPERGQRCNSAKLLLDPYARAISGSIRWGEEVYGYHFDEPDKRNDLDSAPHMMTSVVVNPYFDWGDDRRPRIGYHETVIYEAHVKGLTMQHPELPEELRGTYAALAHPAIIDHLVELGVTTLELMPVHQFVNDHRLVDMGLNNYWGYNTIGFFAPHNAYASWGDRGQQVLEFKSAVRALHEAGIEVILDVVYNHTAEGNHLGPTLSFKGLDNPQYYRLTDDQQYYMDTTGTGNSLLMRSPHVLQLIMDSLRYWVTEMHVDGFRFDLAATLARQFHEVDRLSSFFDLVQQDPVVSQVKLIAEPWDVGEGGYQVGNFPPLWTEWNGMYRDTVRDLWRGEPRALAEFASRLTGSSDLYQDDGRRPLASINFVTCHDGFTLHDLVSYNDKRNQDNGEDNRDGESHNRSWNCGVEGDTDDPAVLELRARQMRNFVATLMLSQGVPMISHGDEVARTQHGNNNAYCQDSELAWVHWPEGAEEGAGLGAELLDFTRAMVWLRKDHPVFRRRRFFHGRPVEGTHDDLSDIAWFTPEGEEMTQRDWDRAQASALTAFLNGNAISEPGPRGERITDDSFLLMFNASPKTLDFVVPVDHGRQWQVVVDTARPDGVPPGTGAKVDAGDRLTLVDRSLTVLQRPV
- a CDS encoding SAV2148 family HEPN domain-containing protein yields the protein MGSGGLELPPGDEGHEGNSADVPPGTVSLARPMDAGATIGPELDWDADAWREVRTRAQRAGRAYIWLNLVEQRLRAVVAAVLRPIYQPVHGHDDWVVAAAGPAGQEWVQRAVAVREVSRRKGYLLDPADDNVLSFLTLPQLRELMVQHWPCFEPYFDERRDVELALDELEVTRNVVSRNRALSEAVLGQAERASAKLLEILGAGGDVPSARRLPVDAVEDLVGDRYADVVAVHPDRVRLLRQFPAEDIFRDARRLDAVGIGLNLLVQNFSGRRLVRLAETGCRVRLLFLNPASSAVKRRERELGMKRGELSRAVEMNILHMRRVRSRLRDPGAFEIQVYDDTPRFTAYLVDGDGSDGIAVVQSYLRRSRGMEAPVLVLRNGHRVVKPGDVDDSGLFPTYREEFETNWVDSRPVS